TTTAACGCCGCAACTGGCTTCGGCGCATTTGGTGTCGACCCGGTTCGGTGAATTTTATAGTGGATTATTACATCCGCTTACCACTCTTGCCCATCTCGTTCCCTGGATTGCTTTTGGTTTGGTAGCGGGAAATCAAAAATTATCGCTAACGCGTATTTCATTGTTGTATTTTCCTGCTGCGGTTTTTTTAGGGGTGCTTATTGGGGCCAAATTACCTGCAAGGCATTTGTTTGAAATAGTCAACATAGTCACTTTCGGGGCTGGCGCCCTGGCAGCGCTTGCGGTGAGTTTGCCGCGCTCGGCACTGTTAAGCTTGTTAATTATTTGCGGCCTTTGCCACGGAATTGCCAACAGTGTGAGCACCCTGCCAATTGCACAAATATTATTGTACGCCGCAGGTGTAGCTCTAGCGGCTTATTTACTACTGATTTTTGTTGCCACTGCCGCGTATGTTCTCATTCAACGTGTGAGCTGGGGGCAGGTCGCGGTGCGTGCCTTGGGAAGCTGGGTAGTGGCTATTGGTTTGATGTACGGAGGTTATTCCCTGTTGATATTAAGGTCTGTGCCTCAGTGACATCCGTATTAAGTTTTCCCGCAACATCGCGGCGCAGCATCGCGCTTCCTGTGATTCATGGTGTTGTCGTTCTAAGTGGCTTGGCAGGTTTGGGTTACCAAATGGTGTGGAGCCGCATGCTGGCGGTTTCTTTAGGCCATGAAATACCCGCTGTTTTCGCAGTAATAGCAGCGTTCTTTGTTGGCCTGGCGATCGGTAGCCTGCTTATTAACCACAGAATTTCCCGGGCAAAATATCCGGCGCGATGGTATTGCGTTATTGAGCTGATAATTGCCGTATGGTCGCTGCTACTGATTTGGCTGATTCCCCTTTTTAATTCCAGCGTTCCCGTTTTAATAGGTACTGAACCGGCGTTCTTATGGCAATGGGGCGTTACCTTTGCTGCGACTATGGTGTTGCTGTTGCCGGCGACGTTGGCGATGGGGGCAACTTTACCAGCCTTGGAACGCTTTATTATTTCGCGTTTTAAAGAGCCGCAAGTGCTTCCCAGCCTTTACGCATGGAACACCCTGGGTGCCGTTGTGGGTACTTTACTCACAACCTTTGTGTTGATTCGCTATTGGGGCATTACCAGCACACTGGTTGTTCTTGCTGCTTGCAATTTTTTATGTGCTGGCGTCGTGCTTTTATATTCCCGCACAGTCAACAGCGCGGGAATTTATGGCGACTCGCCAAAACCCAAACTGAATTCGTACCTGGCATTTTTGTTATTCGCGTGTGGCCTGTTCGGCATCGGCTTTGAAGTAATCATGGTGCGGCTGCTCAGTCAAATATTGGAAAACACGGTATACACCTATGCGGCGTTACTGGCGGTGTACCTACTGGCGACGGTCTTCGGTGCTTCGTTGTATCGCCGCTGGCAAACTCTTATCTTGGGTTTAAGCTGGCAGCGGATACTGCAGTATTTGATCGTCGGTGTTTTTAGTGCGGGCTTGCTGAGTGTTGTGTTATTGCAAGTGAGTTCTTCTATTTACCAATGGCTGTGGTTAAGTCTCGGATACAATCTCACAGCGGCGGTATTGGGTGAAATCGCAGTGGCGGCAACTGTTTTTCTGTTGCCGGGTATTTGTATGGGGGCCTTATTTTGTCATCTCGCATGCATTGCTGCGCCCCGCATGGGATTTGGAAGAGTTCTTTTTATTAATACCCTGGGTGCGGCACTGGCTCCTCTGTTATGGGGCGTTGTATTGCTCCCAATGGTGGGCGCTAAGTACACCATTATTTTTTTATTGGCTGGCTATTTGGGTTTGCTATTCCCAGTTTTTAATAGAAAGCGACGCATTCTACTCGCGTGCAGTATTGTTTTATTGGGCTTTGCTTTTTTACCTCTGAATTATCGATTTATAAATCTTGGATCGAAGGATTCTCTGCTGTTTTATCGCGATGGTATTATGGCGGCGGTTTCTGTTATTGAGGAGAGTAACGGCGCGCGGCATTTAAAAGTGAACAATCATTTTACAATGGGGGGAACCGCAAGTCGCCTTTCAGACCATCGCCAAAGTCATATTCCTCTGTTATTGCACGGCGCACCCCAGCGAGTTCTGTATTTGGGTTTGGGCAGCGGTGTTACCTTTGAGGCAGCGCAATATTATCCGGGCGCCGAAGTTGTTGGGGTAGACCTGGTTCCGGAAGTGCTCTCTTCGCTTTCTTATTTTATCGATCCTCCAGCATCTCCCGCTTGGGGAAAAACACCGCGCTTGTTGGCGGCGGATGCGCGCCGCTTTGTGTTGGCAGATACCGAGCGTTACGATGTGATTATTGGTGAAATTTTCCACCCTTCGCGCGACGGAGCCGGTTCACTCTATACTCGTGAACATTTTACAGCGGTAAAAGACCGGCTCGATGAGAATGGCTTATTTTGCCAGTGGTTGCCGTTGTTTCAGTTGGATTTGAACAATCTGAAAACCATTGTGCGTACCTTCCTCGATGTATTCCCCGGTGCACAATTGTATTTGGGGCACTTAAGTTTAACCCAGCCTATTTTATGTTTGTTGGGTGGGGATCGGCCAGTTCGCCCCAAATCAAATTGGTTGGCCAGTCATGTTAAAGCGCGAGACTTACAACAGGAGTTAATTCGTACGCGATTAAATTCTGATTTCGCGCTGTTTGGCGCACTTATTGGTGAAGGAAAAGCACTTAGGGCTTTTGCTGGTGAGGGACCTTTGAACAGCGATAATTTTCCTCGTGTCAATTATCAGGCGCCCTATTTTGTTTACAGCGATGCTACACCTCCGAGTGAACGCTTGTTACAGTTGCTGAATGCGTTTGAATTAACGGAAAATCCGCAGATCACTGAAACAGATTTTGCGAAGCAGCTCAATCTATACAAAAGGGCTCGAAATGAATTCTTGAGAATTGGTGTTCAGTATCCACCGGGAGACAACCTTGAATCTTGGGCACGACTGGTTACAGAGCCGCTATTAGGCGTGGTGACCACCAGCGCAGAGTTCACACCCGCTTATCGCACCTTGCTCACCCTGGCGCAAAGTGTATTCCCACACGATCAACGCTTGTGCTTCGAAATACTAAAAGGATTGGATACGGCGGCTCCGCAATTTCCGGAAGCACGACAACTGGCGTTGCGATTGCTGAGGGGCTTACCGTGAATCTTGCTGAGGCGATTCTGCCTGCTTTCAGTACGCCCATACTCAACACCCTAATTCGTAACGTTGAGTCACTGAATATAGATCTACAGCGCTACATTCTCAGCGAAACGCAAACGGAAGGCCTTGTAAAAAGTAATGTAGGAGGTTGGCACTCACCTCTGGATTTACTGCAGCGGGAGGTGGAGTGTATCGTTCGTCTAAAACAAGAGCTGCATGCTATTTCTTTGGCATTCTGTCAGAATATTCTGCGACCCGATGCGCTAGCCATTTTGGATGGCTTAACGCTGCATGGCTGGGCCAATGTGCTCCGTCAAGGTCAGTACAATACGCTGCATAGCCACCCTAATAGCTTCTGGAGCGGCGTGTATTTTGTTACCGACAATCCCCAAGTTCCCGAGCAACCTTTCAGCGGCCGTCTGGAATTGATTGACCCGAGACCCGGAGCTAGTTTGAGCTACACAGATATTACTCAGCTCTACGGGCGTTTTATGCTGAATCCGGTGGCAGGGCAGGTGGTGATGTTTCCTTCTTGGTTGCAGCACCAAGTCCATCCATGTTTCTCGCAAACGCCACGAATTTCCGTAGCATTTAATATCATGCTGCCCACCATGGGATAGTGCTTATTGTGCGTTAAAACTCACTTCGTAGTCCCAGCTTTTCAAGCGCTCTGGTAGTGCATTAAAAGCCACGGTGATGCGTTCTTCGCCTTCATTGCGAGGTACCGCGTGTAGCATGTAGCTGGGAAATAACAAAAGATCGCCACATTTCATGTCGGTGGCAGCCCAACGATCACAGTTGTAAGGCGTGTTGGCTGACTCTGCATGGTTGTTCGAAAAAACAAATTGCCGAGCACCCATGGTGTTATGAAACACGGTTTTTGCCGAAAGATGGGAATCCGTCAAATAGAAAACACCGGAAATAAAACTGTTCGCGTGAGAGTGCATTGCCTGGTGACCGCCTGTCGCGAGGAAATTCATCCACATTTCTTTAATATGCCATTTTAGATTTTCACCAAACAGTAGAAAGCCAAAATCGCGTAAATATTCCTGACTACGCTCTGTGAGTGACCGAAACAATGGATGGGCCTTGGGGTGAATAACATCCGTGTGCGACAGTAAATCGGTACGTGCGTTTTTTTCTTGATTGGTATTGCGCAGGTTGTCCACCAGCTTTTGAATTTCGCAGTCTTCCAGAAAGCGCTCAACGCGCATCACTGGAATGGGAAACAAATTATTGATGTGTATCTTGCTCATGGGCTTATCGGCTTACGCCAGTGTTGCATTTCGGCTTCCTGTTCCGTCAAATCGCCATCGTGATCACTGTCGGCTGTAGCGATTGCTTGAATCACATAGTTGCGAAATTCTTTATTGTTTACGCTGCCATCTTTATTGCTGTCCATTTGCGAGAAAATGGCTTTGTCCAGTGTTTCGTTTTTGTCGTAGATGGAGCGAAGGTATTCCTGTTCTGTTAAATCTCTTGAGTTGTCAACATCGGCGGCTTTGAAATAGCCGTGATAGTGTTCATCCACCTCGCCGGCTTGCACGATGCCCACATGTTCGCAATCGAAGGTGTCAAACATGGGTTGAATCAAATGCAAAGCCAGGCTGCGTGGTTCGGTATTTACGGTGGCTTCGCTTGATTTCGTGCTGCATCCGGCGGTGCTATAAACCAGAAAAAGTAGAGTAAATGTGTTGATTAACAAGCGCATTGCGGTAGCCCATGGTCTGGAGTCCACCGATATTAGAGGGGAAATATGTCAAAAATGTTTAGCTCGCATGACAGGATGCATGGAATTTTCATAGCGGGCTGCTTCGAGGATAATTTTCATTGGGATATTGAGGAGTTCACGCCAATAACGCGACTACCTTAAAAAAGCGCAAGCAAATGTTTCGAGCGTTTTATGTCTCAGTCAGTCTTGAATTTGTAGCGCGGGAATTGGCTTGATCGTTACTCTAAATCAGACCAAACCGCGAGTTCATTTCCATTTGGGTCACTGAATTGAAACCGCCGGCCACCGGGAAAAGAAAATATTGGGCGCGTTATTTCTCCACCTGCAGCCTCGACTTTGTGCTGTGTGGCTTCCAACTCAGCGCTGTAGAGTACCACGAGCACACTACCGCCGCTTGTGGTGGCTATTTTGTCTGAGGTAAAAAAACCGCCATCAATGCCAGCGTTTTCGATTGCCACATAGTCGGGCCCGTAGTCTACGAATTGCCAACCAAAAGCTTCCCCATAAAATGATTTCGTAGCGCCGATATCTCTGGCGGGCATTTCCAGGTAATTAATTTTTCCCGTTTGTTTCATAATAGATTCCCAGCCGCAACATTACTGATAACGCGCGGCAGCTGTTTCAGTCATTTGCCGTTTTTACAGTTGGCCTACCAATAATGGTAAGAACTTCTTGCTCAAATCTGTAAATCTGGCTTGGTTTTCAGATTTCAACCGCTGCAATTGTGCCATCACTATCTCACCGGGGCGCTCCTCGGCGACTTGTTATCTGCGTCTTCTGTTAGCGAAAGTAACAGTTTGGTGATAGCGCTCAGCTGAGTTCCGTAACTGACCTCCTTAACTGCGCGGTATT
The DNA window shown above is from Alteromonadaceae bacterium 2753L.S.0a.02 and carries:
- a CDS encoding spermidine synthase yields the protein MTSVLSFPATSRRSIALPVIHGVVVLSGLAGLGYQMVWSRMLAVSLGHEIPAVFAVIAAFFVGLAIGSLLINHRISRAKYPARWYCVIELIIAVWSLLLIWLIPLFNSSVPVLIGTEPAFLWQWGVTFAATMVLLLPATLAMGATLPALERFIISRFKEPQVLPSLYAWNTLGAVVGTLLTTFVLIRYWGITSTLVVLAACNFLCAGVVLLYSRTVNSAGIYGDSPKPKLNSYLAFLLFACGLFGIGFEVIMVRLLSQILENTVYTYAALLAVYLLATVFGASLYRRWQTLILGLSWQRILQYLIVGVFSAGLLSVVLLQVSSSIYQWLWLSLGYNLTAAVLGEIAVAATVFLLPGICMGALFCHLACIAAPRMGFGRVLFINTLGAALAPLLWGVVLLPMVGAKYTIIFLLAGYLGLLFPVFNRKRRILLACSIVLLGFAFLPLNYRFINLGSKDSLLFYRDGIMAAVSVIEESNGARHLKVNNHFTMGGTASRLSDHRQSHIPLLLHGAPQRVLYLGLGSGVTFEAAQYYPGAEVVGVDLVPEVLSSLSYFIDPPASPAWGKTPRLLAADARRFVLADTERYDVIIGEIFHPSRDGAGSLYTREHFTAVKDRLDENGLFCQWLPLFQLDLNNLKTIVRTFLDVFPGAQLYLGHLSLTQPILCLLGGDRPVRPKSNWLASHVKARDLQQELIRTRLNSDFALFGALIGEGKALRAFAGEGPLNSDNFPRVNYQAPYFVYSDATPPSERLLQLLNAFELTENPQITETDFAKQLNLYKRARNEFLRIGVQYPPGDNLESWARLVTEPLLGVVTTSAEFTPAYRTLLTLAQSVFPHDQRLCFEILKGLDTAAPQFPEARQLALRLLRGLP
- a CDS encoding EF hand domain-containing protein; amino-acid sequence: MRLLINTFTLLFLVYSTAGCSTKSSEATVNTEPRSLALHLIQPMFDTFDCEHVGIVQAGEVDEHYHGYFKAADVDNSRDLTEQEYLRSIYDKNETLDKAIFSQMDSNKDGSVNNKEFRNYVIQAIATADSDHDGDLTEQEAEMQHWRKPISP
- a CDS encoding hydrogenase/urease accessory protein HupE, which codes for MISRRAINYALAVALCLTPQLASAHLVSTRFGEFYSGLLHPLTTLAHLVPWIAFGLVAGNQKLSLTRISLLYFPAAVFLGVLIGAKLPARHLFEIVNIVTFGAGALAALAVSLPRSALLSLLIICGLCHGIANSVSTLPIAQILLYAAGVALAAYLLLIFVATAAYVLIQRVSWGQVAVRALGSWVVAIGLMYGGYSLLILRSVPQ